A portion of the Pedobacter cryoconitis genome contains these proteins:
- a CDS encoding N-acetylmuramoyl-L-alanine amidase family protein — MPENIKNQTAFRTAFTVLFLLSSSYIYAQTTQQVQTAPQTQIAPVVQQVKPAPVLKPMIIVIDAGHGGKDGSTRGLFSKEKDVALDVAMLLGQTIEKEIENTKVIYTRTEDVFIPLYERIDIANKAHADLFISIHCNSMPGNMRGRTETSGVETFVSGSGRLGEQDVAVRENAVILLEKDYKENYDGYNPNDPESFIILSLMKNAYRRQSIKLATLIQQQYIKVGRVNRGVKEQSLAVLARAGMPAVLTEIGFISNPDEEEYINSLSGRQEIVQNIKNAIQEYTKQLIAN; from the coding sequence ATGCCTGAAAACATTAAAAACCAAACAGCCTTTAGAACTGCTTTTACTGTTCTTTTTCTGCTTAGTTCTTCCTATATATACGCACAAACAACTCAGCAAGTACAAACAGCACCACAGACACAAATAGCACCCGTGGTACAGCAAGTCAAACCAGCTCCTGTTCTTAAACCCATGATTATCGTTATCGATGCAGGTCATGGTGGAAAAGACGGTTCAACAAGAGGTCTGTTTTCCAAAGAAAAGGATGTAGCACTTGATGTTGCCATGCTGCTGGGACAAACGATTGAGAAAGAAATTGAGAATACAAAGGTCATATATACACGTACCGAGGATGTTTTTATTCCATTATACGAACGTATTGATATTGCGAACAAAGCTCATGCTGACTTATTTATCTCTATTCACTGTAACTCCATGCCAGGAAATATGAGAGGCCGGACGGAAACTTCCGGAGTGGAGACTTTTGTTTCCGGTTCAGGAAGATTAGGTGAACAGGATGTAGCTGTCAGAGAGAATGCAGTAATCTTGCTAGAGAAGGATTATAAGGAAAACTATGACGGATACAACCCTAATGATCCGGAAAGTTTTATCATCCTTTCGCTGATGAAAAATGCTTACCGTCGTCAAAGTATTAAACTGGCAACTTTAATTCAGCAGCAATATATCAAAGTTGGCCGTGTTAACCGTGGAGTAAAAGAACAAAGTCTGGCAGTACTGGCAAGAGCAGGTATGCCAGCCGTATTAACTGAAATTGGATTTATCAGTAACCCTGACGAAGAAGAATACATTAACTCTTTAAGCGGAAGACAAGAGATCGTTCAAAATATTAAAAATGCCATTCAGGAATATACAAAGCAACTGATCGCTAATTAA
- a CDS encoding M16 family metallopeptidase: MKKIFILAFATLFVQSVVAQKLDRSQKPKPGPAPVLTFTDPVIYKLPNGITVLVVENHKLPKVTATFSIDAGPITEGAKAGSISFLSGLMNEGTTTKTKAQFDEAVDQLGADVSVSANGGHTSALTRYFDSAFLLMADALRHPAFPEASFEKLRSQALTGLKSSERSAKAISGRVVNALAYGVNHPLGEFETEQSIKGLSLNDIKAAYSKYVTPSRGYLTFVGDIKPEAAKAIAIKALGDWKGTTLSLPVLTVVKNPLKTEVNVIDVPSAVQSEITVTNLIDLPISSPDYHAVLLANEILGGGADAKLFRNLREKHGFTYGAYASTGSGRFQSAFRANAAVRNEKVDSAVVEFLKEIKVMRTEKVSADDLQNAKNLYNGSFALGLENPARTAGFASNILINNLPKDFYRTYLQKINAVTADDILRVSKKYFGYDDARIVIVGNQEKFVPGLKKMGFLVKAYDKFAAPVTAVPEAAKKAAE, from the coding sequence ATGAAGAAAATATTCATACTTGCCTTTGCCACACTGTTTGTACAGTCTGTAGTAGCGCAAAAATTAGATAGAAGTCAGAAACCAAAACCAGGACCGGCACCTGTGCTTACTTTTACTGACCCTGTTATTTATAAACTTCCGAATGGAATTACGGTTCTGGTTGTTGAAAATCATAAATTACCTAAGGTAACTGCTACTTTCAGCATCGATGCCGGCCCGATTACTGAAGGCGCGAAAGCGGGTTCAATCTCTTTCCTGAGTGGATTAATGAACGAGGGAACGACAACGAAAACTAAAGCTCAGTTTGATGAGGCTGTAGATCAGTTGGGTGCAGATGTTAGTGTTTCTGCCAATGGCGGCCATACCTCTGCACTGACCCGTTATTTCGATAGTGCTTTTCTTTTAATGGCTGATGCTTTGCGTCATCCTGCATTCCCGGAGGCTTCTTTTGAGAAATTAAGGTCCCAGGCGTTAACCGGTTTAAAATCAAGTGAACGTAGTGCCAAGGCTATTTCAGGACGTGTAGTAAATGCGCTTGCTTATGGCGTAAACCATCCTCTGGGAGAATTTGAAACGGAACAAAGCATCAAAGGGCTTAGTTTAAATGATATTAAAGCAGCTTATAGTAAATATGTAACACCTTCAAGAGGGTATCTTACTTTTGTCGGTGATATTAAGCCTGAAGCAGCAAAAGCTATCGCAATCAAAGCATTAGGTGATTGGAAAGGCACAACTTTATCACTTCCTGTATTGACAGTGGTGAAAAACCCTTTAAAGACTGAGGTAAATGTAATTGATGTGCCAAGTGCAGTGCAATCAGAAATTACGGTTACTAACCTGATTGACCTTCCGATCAGCAGCCCTGATTATCATGCAGTCTTACTGGCGAATGAAATTCTTGGTGGTGGTGCTGATGCAAAGTTATTCAGAAATCTGAGAGAGAAACACGGTTTCACTTATGGTGCTTATGCTTCCACAGGTTCAGGTCGCTTTCAATCAGCATTCCGTGCAAATGCGGCTGTGAGAAATGAAAAAGTAGACAGCGCTGTTGTTGAGTTTTTAAAAGAGATCAAGGTGATGCGTACCGAAAAAGTAAGTGCTGATGATCTTCAGAATGCGAAAAACCTTTACAATGGGTCATTTGCTTTAGGATTGGAAAATCCAGCACGTACGGCTGGTTTTGCAAGTAATATCCTGATTAATAATCTTCCGAAAGATTTCTACCGTACTTATCTTCAAAAGATCAATGCAGTTACTGCCGATGATATTCTGCGTGTAAGTAAAAAGTATTTTGGTTATGATGATGCAAGGATTGTTATTGTAGGTAACCAGGAAAAATTTGTTCCGGGTTTAAAGAAAATGGGATTTTTGGTTAAAGCTTATGACAAGTTTGCGGCTCCGGTAACTGCGGTTCCTGAAGCAGCAAAAAAAGCAGCTGAATAG
- a CDS encoding AraC family transcriptional regulator — MGKLSKHKRTSIPVHKLQERTSLGILIRNFVNFNRHDMRKLGAHRDDHYILILQEYGHSHVNIDFKTIVVDGCAAFFILPGQVHYVPESEETTGWFMAIDSSLVDKSYQQVFEELALHQQTMLVSTEKVAQLEKCAALLCGMFDGDGQALMPGTVIHSLASAYVGIFAALYKSSSPEKDKQQLRPEMITSEFRKLVSSQFKTLKNPSQYADILSLSLSYLNEVVKAVTGFPVSYWIHHEIILEAKRMLYYSDLSVKQIAFSLGYDDHAYFSRLFSKVAGVPAVQFRKDYRE; from the coding sequence ATGGGGAAACTATCAAAACATAAACGAACTTCAATACCTGTTCATAAGTTGCAGGAACGAACTTCGCTGGGTATACTAATTCGTAATTTTGTCAATTTCAACAGACATGACATGCGGAAGCTGGGTGCACACCGGGATGATCATTATATTTTGATTCTTCAGGAATATGGACATAGCCATGTGAATATTGATTTTAAGACTATAGTTGTTGATGGTTGTGCTGCTTTTTTTATTTTACCGGGACAAGTCCATTATGTACCAGAATCTGAAGAAACGACCGGTTGGTTTATGGCGATAGATTCCTCTTTAGTAGACAAGAGTTATCAGCAGGTTTTTGAAGAACTCGCGCTGCATCAGCAAACTATGCTGGTGAGTACCGAAAAAGTAGCTCAGTTAGAGAAATGTGCAGCACTTTTATGTGGTATGTTCGATGGTGACGGACAAGCATTGATGCCGGGTACTGTAATTCATTCTCTGGCTTCTGCTTATGTAGGGATTTTTGCTGCGCTTTATAAATCAAGCAGCCCGGAAAAGGATAAACAGCAGCTAAGACCTGAGATGATTACCAGCGAATTCCGGAAATTAGTGAGCAGTCAATTTAAAACCCTTAAAAATCCAAGTCAGTATGCGGATATACTTTCGCTTTCCCTTTCTTATCTGAATGAGGTGGTTAAAGCGGTAACCGGGTTTCCTGTAAGCTACTGGATTCACCACGAAATCATTCTTGAAGCTAAGAGAATGCTGTACTATAGTGATTTAAGTGTGAAACAGATTGCATTTTCACTAGGCTATGATGATCATGCTTATTTCTCCAGACTATTCAGTAAGGTTGCGGGTGTCCCGGCTGTGCAATTCCGGAAGGACTACCGTGAATAG
- a CDS encoding DUF1572 family protein: MMLDNYLESVSKQFEYYKMLGENTFSQLNDEQLFYQYNPESNSIATIVKHISGNMLSRWTDFLTTDGEKDSRNREAEFDNDVQSRADLMLLWNEGWGCLFNALRTINEDNFEQIIYIRNQGHSITEAINRQLAHYPYHIGQIVFSGKMLKDKEWDSLSIPRGDSQKFNGEKFAQPKKKTHFTDEFLNRKK; encoded by the coding sequence ATGATGCTTGATAATTATCTTGAAAGTGTATCCAAACAGTTTGAATATTATAAAATGCTTGGGGAAAATACTTTTTCGCAGTTAAATGACGAACAGCTTTTTTATCAATATAACCCGGAAAGTAATAGTATTGCGACTATTGTTAAGCATATATCTGGAAACATGTTATCTCGCTGGACTGATTTTCTGACCACTGACGGGGAAAAGGATAGTCGTAACCGGGAAGCTGAATTTGATAATGATGTCCAGAGCAGAGCAGACTTGATGTTGTTATGGAATGAAGGCTGGGGGTGCTTATTTAACGCCTTGAGGACTATCAATGAAGATAATTTTGAGCAGATTATTTATATCAGGAATCAAGGGCATTCTATTACCGAAGCTATTAACAGACAGTTGGCGCATTACCCATATCACATTGGTCAAATTGTATTTTCAGGCAAAATGCTAAAGGATAAAGAATGGGATTCTTTGTCTATACCCCGTGGAGATTCTCAGAAATTTAATGGAGAAAAATTCGCGCAGCCTAAAAAGAAAACTCATTTTACAGATGAGTTCCTGAATAGGAAGAAGTAA